One window of Novosphingobium sp. P6W genomic DNA carries:
- the gltX gene encoding glutamate--tRNA ligase, which yields MTVTRFAPSPTGHLHVGNIRTALHNFLLAKQAGGRFLLRIDDTDAARSREEFVEGIRADLAWLGLEIEGEERQSARFPIYEEAFARLEAEGRVYPCWESPQELDLKRKVLLGRGLPPIYDRAALELSADEKAARIAAGDLPHWRFLLNRDEPIEWTDGIRGPQKFEAAQMSDPVVRRADGSWLYMLPSVIDDIAMGVTQILRGEDHVSNTATQVQMFTALGAPVPAFAHEALLVGSEGKLSKRLGSLGAAHFREAGIEPQALTALLGRLGTSDPVDAALGLEELAAAFDLSRFGRAPARFDEAELERVNAAVVHALDYDAVAARLPAGMDAAAWAAVRPNLGRVAEAQDWWQVVTGPVAAAEIDEDDRAFCAQGADVLAGLEWSPEVWKALTSALKDATGRKGKALFLPLRRALTGMDHGPDMAALLPLIGREEAAARLRGASTGSA from the coding sequence ATGACTGTCACTCGCTTCGCGCCGTCGCCCACCGGGCACCTTCACGTCGGCAATATCCGCACGGCGCTGCACAACTTTCTGCTGGCAAAACAGGCGGGGGGACGTTTCCTGCTGCGCATCGACGATACCGACGCGGCGCGTTCACGCGAAGAGTTCGTCGAGGGCATCCGCGCCGATCTCGCCTGGCTGGGTCTGGAGATCGAGGGCGAGGAGCGCCAGTCCGCCCGCTTCCCCATTTACGAGGAGGCCTTCGCGCGGTTGGAGGCTGAGGGCCGGGTCTATCCGTGCTGGGAAAGCCCGCAGGAACTAGACCTCAAGCGCAAGGTGCTGCTGGGGCGCGGTCTGCCGCCGATCTACGACCGGGCGGCGCTGGAACTCAGCGCCGACGAAAAGGCAGCCAGAATCGCAGCGGGCGATCTGCCGCACTGGCGCTTCCTGCTGAACCGTGACGAACCGATCGAATGGACCGACGGTATTCGCGGGCCGCAGAAATTCGAAGCTGCGCAGATGAGCGATCCGGTGGTGCGCCGCGCGGATGGTTCGTGGCTCTACATGCTGCCATCCGTGATCGACGATATCGCCATGGGCGTGACGCAGATCCTGCGCGGCGAGGACCACGTTTCCAACACGGCGACGCAGGTGCAGATGTTCACCGCGCTGGGCGCCCCCGTTCCCGCTTTCGCGCATGAGGCGCTGCTGGTGGGCAGCGAGGGCAAGCTGTCGAAGCGGCTCGGCTCGCTGGGCGCGGCCCATTTCCGCGAAGCGGGCATCGAGCCTCAGGCCTTGACGGCGCTGCTCGGCCGGCTGGGCACCAGCGATCCCGTCGATGCGGCGCTGGGGCTGGAGGAACTGGCAGCCGCCTTCGACCTGTCGCGCTTCGGACGCGCGCCGGCGCGGTTTGACGAGGCGGAGCTTGAGCGGGTCAACGCCGCTGTGGTCCATGCTCTGGACTACGATGCGGTGGCCGCGCGCCTGCCTGCGGGGATGGACGCTGCGGCCTGGGCAGCGGTGCGGCCCAACCTTGGCCGCGTAGCCGAGGCGCAGGACTGGTGGCAGGTAGTGACCGGGCCGGTGGCCGCGGCCGAGATCGACGAGGACGACCGGGCCTTCTGCGCGCAGGGCGCGGATGTGCTGGCGGGCCTGGAATGGTCTCCCGAGGTGTGGAAGGCGCTGACCTCCGCTCTCAAGGATGCGACCGGGCGCAAGGGCAAGGCCCTGTTCCTGCCGCTGCGCCGTGCGCTGACAGGCATGGACCACGGGCCGGACATGGCGGCGCTGCTGCCGCTGATCGGGCGTGAGGAGGCGGCGGCGCGGCTGCGGGGGGCTTCGACAGGCTCAGCCTGA
- a CDS encoding benzoate/H(+) symporter BenE family transporter: MLSRLPPLASWISAFIAALVGFGGTVALIVRAMQAMGADAGQVGSAVTALCLGIAVAGAVLSVWMRMPVVLAWSTPGAALLAASTGVVAWPVAVGAFLAAAAMMCVLALVPALGRLAERIPASVASAMLAGVLLPFCLELFRTLENDALLVCVLLAVFVIARARVPLYALLLVLLAGFAVLGLRGDVAGLGTGPLIGGMERSAPVFDLRSAVSVGVPLFLVTLVSQNLPGLVVLRSAGYAPKPRPLLLGTGLASLLLAPFGAHGINLAAITAAICTGSDAHPDAAGRWVVGLIYAGFYLALALFSAPLVLFFLAMPHAAIAALTGVALIAPLTGAVEAMLVEKTERDAAILTFAATASGVSLMGIGSAFWGLLAGFAALAAKAVFAPKV, from the coding sequence ATGCTGTCTCGCCTCCCGCCGCTCGCTTCCTGGATTTCTGCCTTCATTGCCGCGCTGGTGGGATTCGGGGGGACGGTGGCGCTGATCGTGCGCGCGATGCAGGCGATGGGCGCCGATGCGGGGCAAGTGGGGTCGGCGGTGACGGCGCTATGCCTCGGCATTGCGGTGGCCGGCGCGGTGCTTTCGGTGTGGATGCGGATGCCGGTGGTGCTGGCATGGTCGACGCCCGGCGCGGCGCTGCTGGCGGCCAGCACCGGCGTAGTGGCCTGGCCGGTTGCCGTCGGAGCGTTCCTGGCGGCGGCGGCGATGATGTGCGTGCTGGCGCTGGTGCCGGCGCTGGGCCGGCTGGCAGAGCGGATACCGGCTTCGGTTGCCTCGGCGATGCTGGCCGGGGTGTTGCTGCCGTTCTGCCTGGAGCTGTTCAGGACTTTGGAGAACGACGCGCTGCTCGTCTGCGTGCTGCTGGCGGTCTTCGTGATCGCGAGGGCGCGAGTGCCGCTTTATGCGCTGCTGCTGGTGCTGCTGGCCGGGTTTGCGGTGCTGGGGCTGCGCGGGGACGTGGCGGGGCTGGGCACCGGACCGCTGATCGGCGGGATGGAGCGGTCTGCGCCCGTGTTCGATCTGCGCAGCGCGGTGAGCGTAGGCGTGCCGCTGTTCCTCGTCACGCTGGTGTCGCAAAACCTGCCGGGCCTCGTCGTCCTGCGCTCGGCCGGCTATGCGCCCAAGCCCCGGCCTTTGCTACTGGGGACCGGGCTGGCGAGCCTGCTGCTGGCGCCGTTCGGAGCGCACGGGATCAATCTTGCGGCGATCACGGCGGCGATCTGCACCGGGTCTGATGCGCACCCCGATGCGGCGGGCCGCTGGGTGGTGGGGCTGATCTACGCGGGCTTCTATCTGGCGCTGGCGCTGTTTTCCGCGCCTCTGGTGCTGTTCTTCCTGGCGATGCCCCACGCTGCGATCGCGGCGCTGACAGGCGTGGCGCTGATCGCGCCGCTGACCGGCGCGGTGGAGGCGATGCTGGTGGAGAAGACCGAGCGTGATGCCGCCATCCTCACCTTCGCGGCGACCGCTTCGGGGGTTAGCCTGATGGGGATAGGCTCGGCGTTCTGGGGGCTGCTGGCGGGCTTTGCGGCGCTGGCGGCAAAGGCGGTGTTCGCCCCTAAGGTATAA
- a CDS encoding sterol desaturase family protein, whose product MDGVRVGKRLIGTQSPVTVGWENVPRVEGGPVKQFVFTWFQPTVLFALIAFWYYAPNSIAKASTAIGIGIGFKVLLLTMEWFFPRHESWRLTWKELVTDLFYVGLGYTILRMIDGYIGDGAMIEAIQHYFQSDKFMWFTGMPLLAQAFLISFIFDFGQYWMHRGMHNWYPLWLPHSVHHYITQLNINKGAVGNPVELFLIGLGIGGFFDFLPRAALLAGAFGMAIGTYQHINVRFNSPRWWRFLFNTTEHHSLHHSQDFEASRSNFSNTYIFIDRIFGTCVDGEAELLGMEGGRRMSIREQMTFPFTEGWKALKEKYGRDKFGEDRFAEPAGVPAE is encoded by the coding sequence ATGGACGGAGTTCGCGTAGGTAAAAGACTGATAGGAACCCAGTCACCAGTCACTGTGGGGTGGGAAAACGTGCCTCGTGTCGAAGGCGGCCCGGTGAAGCAATTCGTCTTTACCTGGTTTCAGCCCACGGTGCTGTTCGCGTTGATCGCCTTTTGGTACTACGCGCCCAATTCCATCGCCAAGGCATCGACCGCGATCGGCATCGGCATCGGCTTCAAGGTCCTGCTGCTGACGATGGAGTGGTTTTTCCCGCGCCATGAAAGCTGGCGCCTGACCTGGAAGGAACTGGTCACCGACCTGTTCTATGTCGGGCTCGGCTACACGATCCTGCGCATGATCGACGGCTACATCGGCGATGGCGCCATGATCGAAGCGATCCAGCACTATTTCCAGTCGGACAAGTTCATGTGGTTCACAGGGATGCCGCTGCTGGCGCAGGCTTTCCTGATCTCGTTCATCTTCGATTTCGGGCAATACTGGATGCATCGCGGGATGCATAACTGGTACCCGCTGTGGCTGCCCCACTCCGTCCACCACTACATCACCCAGCTGAACATCAACAAAGGCGCCGTGGGCAACCCGGTGGAGCTGTTCCTGATCGGGCTGGGCATCGGCGGTTTCTTTGATTTCCTGCCGCGCGCCGCCCTGCTTGCCGGTGCCTTCGGCATGGCGATCGGGACGTATCAGCACATCAACGTCCGCTTCAATTCGCCGCGCTGGTGGCGGTTCCTGTTCAACACCACCGAACATCACAGCCTGCACCATTCGCAGGACTTCGAGGCCAGCCGCAGCAATTTCAGCAACACCTATATCTTCATCGACCGTATCTTCGGCACCTGCGTCGATGGCGAGGCCGAACTGCTCGGCATGGAAGGCGGTCGCCGCATGTCGATCCGCGAGCAGATGACCTTCCCTTTCACCGAGGGCTGGAAGGCGCTCAAGGAAAAGTACGGCAGGGACAAGTTCGGCGAGGATCGATTTGCCGAGCCAGCCGGAGTGCCTGCCGAATGA
- a CDS encoding NAD+ synthase, which yields MPDTLKITLAQLNQSVGDISGNAAGVLAAREAAKGSDLIVFPELHLIGYPPEDLILKPSLIERAAAQLQILAEASAGDGPAMLVGSAFVLDGALHNGVALLDQGKVQAVRLKHELPNYGTFDEMRLFQPGPLPEPVILRGTMIGVPICEDIWRSEVCRHLADFGAEMLVCINGSPYEINKDALRIEGVAKRRAVDTGLPLAYLNRVGGQDELVFDGASFVVNGDGGLAVQLRDWEEQVVQTNWTRTATGWRCDRGMVADLAVHPEDIYCAMVLALRDYVNRNGFPGVVLGLSGGIDSATCAAIAVDALGADRVWGVMMPSRFTAAQSREDAASCAKALGIRYTEMPIGTAVDGFDFMLGEAFEGTQRDLAEENLQSRIRGAALMALSNKFGPMLVTTGNKSEMSVGYATIYGDMAGGYNPLKDAYKMTVFALARWRNGHVPRIGLGPARPVIPESTLTRAPTAELRDGQRDDDTLPPYETLDPILIGLVEHDKSVEQLVKEGFERSLVQHVERLLHLAEYKRRQAAPGVKLTARNFGRDRRYPITHAFRSG from the coding sequence ATGCCGGATACGTTGAAGATCACTCTCGCCCAGCTCAACCAGTCGGTGGGGGACATTTCCGGCAACGCAGCGGGCGTGCTCGCCGCGCGGGAAGCGGCGAAGGGCAGCGACCTTATCGTCTTTCCCGAACTTCACCTTATTGGCTATCCGCCCGAGGACCTGATCCTCAAGCCCTCGCTGATCGAGCGGGCTGCGGCGCAGCTCCAGATCCTTGCCGAAGCCAGCGCCGGAGATGGCCCCGCGATGCTGGTCGGCTCCGCCTTCGTCCTCGACGGCGCGCTGCACAACGGCGTGGCCCTGCTCGATCAGGGCAAGGTCCAGGCCGTGCGGCTCAAGCATGAATTGCCCAATTACGGCACCTTCGACGAAATGCGCCTGTTCCAGCCCGGCCCGCTGCCTGAGCCGGTGATCCTGCGCGGAACGATGATCGGGGTGCCTATCTGCGAGGATATCTGGCGCTCCGAAGTGTGCCGTCACCTTGCCGATTTCGGGGCCGAGATGCTCGTCTGCATCAACGGCAGCCCGTACGAGATCAACAAGGACGCCTTGCGAATCGAAGGCGTGGCCAAGCGCCGCGCGGTCGATACCGGGCTGCCCCTGGCCTACCTCAACCGCGTGGGCGGGCAGGACGAACTGGTGTTCGACGGCGCCAGCTTCGTGGTCAACGGCGATGGCGGGCTTGCAGTGCAACTGCGCGACTGGGAAGAGCAGGTCGTCCAGACCAACTGGACCCGCACTGCCACCGGCTGGCGCTGCGACCGGGGCATGGTGGCGGATCTGGCCGTCCATCCCGAGGATATCTACTGCGCCATGGTCCTGGCGCTTCGCGACTATGTGAACCGCAATGGCTTCCCGGGCGTGGTGCTGGGCCTTTCCGGCGGGATCGATTCGGCCACCTGCGCCGCCATTGCCGTGGACGCGCTGGGCGCCGACCGGGTCTGGGGCGTCATGATGCCCTCGCGCTTCACCGCCGCGCAGAGCCGCGAGGATGCTGCCTCCTGCGCAAAGGCGCTTGGCATCCGCTATACCGAAATGCCGATCGGCACCGCCGTCGACGGCTTCGATTTCATGCTGGGCGAGGCATTCGAGGGCACCCAGCGCGATCTGGCCGAGGAAAACCTGCAGTCCCGCATTCGCGGCGCCGCGCTCATGGCATTGTCGAACAAGTTCGGGCCGATGCTGGTGACTACCGGCAACAAGAGCGAGATGAGCGTGGGCTATGCCACCATCTACGGTGATATGGCGGGCGGCTACAATCCGCTCAAGGACGCCTACAAAATGACTGTCTTCGCGCTGGCCCGCTGGCGCAACGGGCATGTGCCGCGCATCGGGCTTGGCCCCGCGCGTCCGGTGATCCCGGAAAGCACCCTGACCCGCGCGCCCACCGCCGAACTGCGCGATGGCCAGCGCGACGACGACACCCTGCCGCCTTACGAGACGCTGGACCCGATCCTCATCGGCCTTGTCGAACACGACAAAAGCGTGGAGCAACTCGTGAAGGAAGGCTTCGAACGCAGCCTCGTCCAGCATGTCGAGCGGCTGCTCCACCTGGCCGAATACAAGCGCCGTCAGGCCGCGCCGGGCGTGAAGCTGACCGCACGCAACTTCGGGCGCGACCGGCGTTATCCGATCACCCACGCGTTTCGGAGCGGGTGA
- a CDS encoding metalloregulator ArsR/SmtB family transcription factor — protein MQIDPLLRALSEPTRLRIMRLLAHMELAVGELAQVLDQSQPRVSRHIRILCDAGLAERRKEGSWVFLRSAVSEHDAPSLGTAAAQLLSVAERDDTLFSARCAEDRRQLAAIRAGRESSAQAYFARHAVEWDTLRRLHGADEPVEAALLASLGAQPLGALLDVGTGTGRMAELLATRAGRVTALDKSPEMLRIARARLQSLPADKVDLVQGDFTGLPFTDDAFDTVLFHQVLHYAQDPGAVLTEAARVLRRGGRIAIVDLAAHEREELREVHAHARLGFSDEQMAALLTSAGLMPAEPVVLPGDPLTVKIWTAQTCTDIRDGAANRETSLT, from the coding sequence ATGCAGATCGACCCCCTCCTGAGAGCTCTTTCAGAGCCAACGCGCCTGCGCATCATGCGCCTGCTCGCGCATATGGAGCTGGCGGTCGGCGAACTGGCGCAAGTGCTGGACCAAAGCCAGCCGCGCGTATCGCGACACATCCGCATCCTGTGCGACGCCGGGCTGGCCGAACGCCGCAAGGAAGGTAGCTGGGTTTTCCTGCGCAGCGCGGTGAGCGAGCATGATGCGCCGTCCCTGGGGACCGCCGCCGCGCAGCTTCTGTCCGTGGCGGAGCGCGACGACACGCTGTTTTCGGCCCGCTGCGCCGAGGATCGCCGCCAGCTTGCCGCAATCCGCGCCGGGCGCGAATCCAGCGCGCAGGCCTATTTCGCGCGCCATGCCGTTGAATGGGACACCCTGCGCCGCCTGCACGGGGCTGACGAGCCGGTCGAGGCAGCTTTGCTCGCCTCGCTTGGGGCCCAGCCGCTGGGTGCGCTGCTCGATGTCGGCACCGGCACGGGCCGCATGGCGGAGCTTCTTGCCACGCGCGCCGGGCGCGTGACCGCGCTCGACAAGAGCCCGGAAATGCTGCGCATCGCGCGGGCCCGCCTACAGTCCCTGCCCGCCGACAAGGTCGATCTGGTGCAGGGCGATTTCACCGGCCTGCCCTTTACCGACGATGCTTTCGATACGGTGCTGTTCCATCAGGTGCTGCACTATGCACAGGACCCCGGCGCGGTGCTGACCGAAGCCGCGCGCGTGTTGCGACGCGGCGGGCGCATCGCCATCGTCGACCTTGCCGCCCATGAGCGCGAGGAACTGCGCGAGGTTCACGCCCATGCCCGCCTCGGTTTTTCCGACGAGCAGATGGCGGCCCTGCTGACATCTGCCGGGCTGATGCCCGCCGAACCGGTCGTGCTGCCGGGCGATCCGCTTACCGTTAAAATCTGGACGGCCCAAACTTGCACGGACATCCGTGACGGCGCCGCAAATCGAGAGACGAGCCTGACATGA
- the metF gene encoding methylenetetrahydrofolate reductase [NAD(P)H] — protein MTAEARAAETPLFAGLPGDISVSFEFFPPKSEKMEEQLWDAITQLAPLDPSFVSVTYGAGGSTRERTHSTVSRIVRETSLVPAAHLTCVAASKAEIDEVVDQYWEAGVRHIVALRGDPPPADGGRFVPHPEGYASAAELVEGLKKRRDFEISVAAYPEVHPEAVSAADDLDNLKRKLDAGASRAITQFFFSTDAYFRFMDKALAAGITAPILPGIMPVTSFAAIRRMSGNTLIPDWLETMFDGMDTRPGPRALVAAVAAADLCKRLYEGGVRDFHFYTLNRAEQAYAICQLLGLRPKA, from the coding sequence ATGACCGCTGAAGCGCGCGCCGCAGAAACCCCGCTGTTCGCAGGATTGCCCGGTGACATTTCCGTTTCCTTCGAATTCTTCCCGCCCAAGTCGGAGAAGATGGAAGAACAGCTGTGGGATGCGATCACCCAGCTCGCCCCGCTGGACCCCAGCTTCGTCTCGGTGACTTACGGCGCCGGCGGCTCCACGCGGGAACGCACCCATTCCACCGTGTCGCGCATCGTGCGCGAGACTTCGCTGGTGCCGGCCGCACACCTCACTTGCGTGGCCGCCAGCAAGGCCGAGATCGACGAGGTGGTCGACCAGTACTGGGAAGCAGGCGTGCGCCACATCGTCGCCCTGCGCGGCGATCCGCCGCCAGCCGACGGTGGCCGCTTCGTGCCGCACCCCGAAGGCTATGCGAGCGCGGCCGAGCTGGTCGAAGGCCTGAAGAAGCGCCGCGATTTCGAGATTTCGGTCGCCGCCTATCCCGAAGTCCACCCCGAGGCGGTAAGCGCGGCTGACGATCTCGACAACCTGAAGCGCAAGCTGGACGCCGGGGCTAGCCGCGCGATCACGCAGTTCTTCTTCTCCACCGACGCCTACTTCCGTTTCATGGACAAGGCGCTGGCGGCAGGCATCACCGCGCCGATCCTGCCGGGCATCATGCCGGTCACCAGCTTTGCAGCCATCCGCCGCATGTCGGGCAATACGCTGATCCCGGACTGGCTGGAGACGATGTTCGACGGCATGGACACCCGCCCCGGCCCGCGCGCGCTGGTCGCCGCAGTCGCCGCCGCTGACCTGTGCAAGCGCCTGTATGAAGGCGGCGTGCGCGATTTCCACTTCTACACCCTCAACAGGGCCGAGCAGGCTTACGCGATCTGCCAGCTGCTGGGGTTGAGGCCAAAGGCATGA